From one Catellatospora sp. IY07-71 genomic stretch:
- a CDS encoding FtsK/SpoIIIE domain-containing protein codes for MSTLMAVKEAPAVPVGPSLSIYDPIFLGIDEFGAHVNLGLMGRNLLVGGEPGGGKSGLLNAICAHAALSTDCRLVLFDGKLVELGQWEDSADEFVGFDPERAINVMARLSALMNNRYTWMKAKGIRKIDPSHGLEAVLTIIDEFALYTATYGDKKSQELFTALMRDLVARGRACGMPVVAATQRPSFDIIPTSLRDLFAYRCAFRCTTESSSDVILAHGWAAKGYCATAILPTNQGEALLLAEGGIPRSIKGSFLTDDQIKQIADYAAWIRRPHRLEDTK; via the coding sequence ATGTCCACGCTCATGGCCGTCAAGGAGGCACCCGCTGTGCCGGTCGGTCCGTCGCTGAGCATCTACGACCCGATCTTCCTCGGGATCGACGAGTTCGGCGCCCACGTCAACCTCGGGCTGATGGGCCGAAACCTGCTCGTCGGTGGTGAGCCCGGTGGCGGTAAGTCCGGGCTGCTCAACGCCATCTGCGCGCACGCCGCGCTGTCCACGGACTGCCGCCTGGTCCTGTTCGACGGCAAGCTGGTCGAGCTGGGCCAGTGGGAGGACTCCGCCGACGAGTTCGTCGGCTTCGACCCCGAACGGGCCATCAACGTCATGGCGCGCCTGTCGGCGCTGATGAACAACCGCTACACGTGGATGAAAGCCAAGGGCATCCGCAAGATCGACCCGAGCCACGGGCTCGAAGCGGTCCTGACCATCATCGACGAGTTCGCGCTCTACACCGCCACCTACGGCGACAAGAAGAGCCAGGAGCTGTTCACTGCGCTCATGCGCGACCTGGTCGCCCGTGGCCGTGCCTGCGGCATGCCCGTCGTCGCCGCGACCCAGCGCCCGTCGTTCGACATCATCCCCACCAGCCTGCGGGACCTGTTCGCCTACCGGTGCGCATTCCGGTGCACCACCGAGAGCAGCTCCGACGTCATCCTCGCTCACGGCTGGGCGGCCAAGGGCTACTGCGCCACGGCCATCCTGCCCACCAACCAGGGCGAGGCCCTGCTGCTGGCTGAGGGCGGCATCCCGCGCTCGATCAAGGGCAGCTTCCTCACCGACGACCAAATCAAGCAGATCGCCGACTACGCGGCGTGGATCCGCCGCCCCCACCGACTGGAGGACACCAAGTGA
- a CDS encoding RRQRL motif-containing zinc-binding protein — protein sequence MTTTTRPTGAFSKFYDPTGARYGLPTYPYSCAPDGLATIRQLRAAGLRAGGHDPVAQILWRNPRHPRVAYLYRTDLALPKRTATPAQLTAIAAALTARRTCSTCQQVKPYYIPTRYGRCLDCRGGTR from the coding sequence GTGACCACCACCACCCGCCCCACCGGGGCCTTCTCCAAGTTCTACGACCCGACCGGCGCCCGCTACGGGCTGCCCACCTACCCCTACTCCTGCGCCCCTGACGGGCTGGCCACCATCCGGCAGCTTCGCGCGGCCGGCCTTCGGGCCGGCGGACACGACCCGGTGGCCCAGATCCTCTGGCGCAACCCGCGCCACCCCCGCGTGGCCTACCTCTACCGCACCGACCTCGCGCTGCCCAAGCGCACCGCCACCCCGGCGCAGCTCACCGCCATCGCCGCGGCTCTCACCGCCCGCCGCACCTGCTCCACCTGCCAGCAGGTGAAGCCCTACTACATCCCGACCCGCTACGGCCGCTGCCTCGACTGCCGTGGAGGCACCCGATGA
- a CDS encoding DUF2637 domain-containing protein, with product MSDIRTRGRGWAYAGTIVGGGLSIAANLMHSFVPPADAPEGWTPKVGAVVFSVFWPILLFIAVEILARVIWPEGRWYKVARFGGILPVAIVAGYVSYRHLSALLASWGEETATVYVGPLAIDGLMIMATAALLVIGNNTRTTADTTTTTPAPVPAAPVTPAPATVANTGSGHSPRPPATTQRHDTSAGGPVVIVDPVLDAEPVTVPAHLLTTARFTMNQFAGSIGRPISADELAAYMNVTPVMARLILAELGENVPAITSAHLNGTPAGAR from the coding sequence ATGTCTGACATCCGCACCCGGGGCCGTGGCTGGGCCTACGCCGGGACCATCGTCGGCGGTGGGCTGTCCATCGCCGCCAACCTCATGCACAGCTTCGTGCCCCCCGCCGACGCCCCCGAGGGCTGGACCCCCAAGGTCGGCGCGGTCGTGTTCTCGGTCTTCTGGCCGATCCTGCTGTTCATCGCCGTCGAGATCCTCGCCCGCGTCATCTGGCCCGAGGGCCGCTGGTACAAGGTGGCCCGCTTCGGCGGCATCCTGCCGGTCGCGATCGTCGCCGGATACGTGTCCTACCGGCACCTGTCAGCGCTGCTCGCCTCCTGGGGCGAGGAGACCGCAACCGTCTACGTCGGCCCGCTGGCCATCGACGGCCTCATGATCATGGCCACGGCCGCACTGCTGGTCATCGGCAACAACACCCGCACCACCGCCGACACCACGACCACCACCCCGGCCCCTGTCCCGGCTGCGCCGGTCACCCCGGCTCCGGCCACGGTCGCCAACACCGGCAGCGGTCACTCTCCGCGCCCGCCTGCCACAACCCAGCGTCACGACACCTCGGCCGGTGGGCCGGTCGTCATCGTGGACCCGGTCCTCGACGCCGAGCCGGTCACCGTACCGGCGCACCTGCTCACCACCGCCCGGTTCACCATGAACCAGTTCGCGGGCTCCATCGGCCGTCCCATCAGTGCCGACGAGCTGGCGGCCTACATGAACGTCACCCCCGTCATGGCCCGGCTGATCCTGGCCGAACTCGGGGAGAACGTTCCGGCCATCACCAGCGCCCACCTCAACGGCACCCCGGCAGGTGCCCGGTGA
- a CDS encoding replication initiator, whose protein sequence is MTASMLDAAPRPLITGRGAASNTETGHPSTVGSIFHTALLDRTSQGDYFGWLEHIRSAAGCTRPVRLAGELHTVHRHGDAATVLDSSSTATMPDGTIYKACGNRRASLCPSCARTYQADAYQLLRAGLVGGKGIPATVATHPAVFATFTAPSFGLVHRRVVKRHTCTDRRRCDCRPKPCRARRPADDATDCAHGTPVACFARHDADDPRLGQPFCLDCYDHAAQVVWNLYAGELWRRTKQAIDRELAKLARRLGIPRVQVGIHPVTGHRITKPPVHTSCGKVAEFQTRGAVHFHALIRLDGVDADDPDAIAAPAAAFTAADLDAAIRAAAASIDFTTPAHPDQPAGWRIAWGDPRKGIDVRPINLDGAEVTDSMAAGYLAKYATKSTEATGHASVRLTDETIDYYADPDGSHAARLVAACWRLGRPTHKPVPLGDRPRRGDAVLPPATTARDINAENPYAGLRRWAHMLGFGGHFMSKSRRYSVTFGQLRAVRTAYRRAELPDHPGALQIGHDDQDHEDTILVVGTLAFAGVGWHTSADALLANTAAAMARERAATGREEIAHELGTTPPTPHPLEHP, encoded by the coding sequence ATGACGGCTTCGATGCTGGACGCCGCACCCCGACCCCTCATTACGGGCCGGGGTGCGGCCTCGAACACCGAAACCGGCCACCCCTCCACGGTCGGCAGCATCTTCCACACCGCTCTCCTCGACCGCACCTCGCAGGGCGACTACTTCGGCTGGCTGGAGCACATTCGCTCGGCCGCAGGCTGCACCCGCCCAGTCCGGCTCGCCGGGGAGCTACACACCGTGCACCGGCACGGCGACGCCGCGACCGTGCTGGACTCCAGCTCCACCGCGACGATGCCTGACGGCACGATCTACAAGGCCTGCGGCAACCGGCGCGCCTCGCTGTGCCCGTCCTGCGCCCGCACCTACCAAGCCGACGCCTACCAGCTCCTGCGCGCAGGGCTCGTCGGCGGTAAAGGCATCCCGGCCACCGTCGCCACCCACCCGGCCGTATTCGCCACGTTCACCGCACCGTCGTTCGGGCTGGTCCACCGCCGCGTGGTCAAACGCCACACCTGCACCGACCGGCGCCGCTGCGACTGCCGCCCCAAGCCCTGCCGCGCCCGCCGCCCGGCCGACGACGCCACCGACTGCGCCCACGGCACGCCCGTGGCCTGCTTCGCCCGCCATGACGCCGACGATCCCCGGCTCGGTCAGCCCTTCTGCCTCGACTGCTACGACCACGCCGCCCAGGTCGTGTGGAACCTGTACGCCGGTGAGCTGTGGCGGCGCACCAAGCAGGCCATCGACCGCGAACTTGCCAAGCTCGCCCGGCGGCTCGGCATCCCCCGCGTTCAGGTCGGCATCCACCCGGTCACCGGGCATCGGATCACCAAACCGCCCGTGCACACCTCCTGCGGCAAGGTCGCCGAGTTCCAGACACGCGGCGCGGTCCACTTCCACGCCCTCATCCGCCTGGACGGCGTCGACGCCGACGACCCGGACGCCATCGCCGCGCCCGCGGCCGCGTTCACCGCCGCCGACCTCGACGCCGCGATCCGGGCCGCCGCCGCGTCCATCGACTTCACCACCCCAGCACACCCCGACCAGCCCGCAGGCTGGCGCATCGCCTGGGGAGACCCGCGCAAGGGCATCGACGTGCGCCCGATCAACCTCGACGGGGCCGAAGTCACCGACAGCATGGCCGCCGGATACCTGGCCAAGTACGCCACCAAATCCACGGAGGCGACCGGACACGCCTCCGTGCGGCTCACCGACGAGACGATCGACTACTACGCCGACCCTGACGGCAGCCACGCCGCCCGCCTCGTCGCCGCCTGCTGGCGACTCGGCCGCCCCACCCACAAGCCGGTTCCGCTGGGGGACCGGCCTCGCCGTGGTGACGCTGTGCTCCCGCCGGCCACTACGGCGCGTGACATCAACGCCGAGAATCCCTACGCCGGGCTGCGCCGCTGGGCACACATGCTCGGCTTCGGCGGCCACTTCATGAGCAAGAGCCGCCGCTACTCGGTCACCTTCGGCCAACTGCGCGCCGTACGCACCGCCTACCGCCGCGCCGAGCTGCCCGACCACCCCGGCGCGCTCCAGATCGGCCACGACGACCAGGACCACGAAGACACCATCCTCGTCGTCGGCACCCTCGCCTTCGCCGGAGTCGGCTGGCACACCAGCGCAGACGCGCTGCTGGCCAACACCGCTGCCGCCATGGCCCGCGAACGAGCAGCCACCGGCCGCGAAGAGATCGCACACGAACTCGGCACCACCCCGCCCACCCCACACCCCTTGGAGCACCCATGA
- a CDS encoding helix-turn-helix domain-containing protein: MSSATTHRLWSVDDVSTYLGIPVETLYTWRKRRYGPPAARVGKHLRYDPDAVRAWFTAQTTA; the protein is encoded by the coding sequence ATGAGCAGCGCCACCACCCACCGCCTGTGGAGCGTCGACGACGTCTCCACGTACCTCGGCATCCCCGTGGAAACCCTCTACACCTGGCGCAAACGCCGCTACGGACCACCAGCCGCCCGCGTCGGTAAACACCTCCGCTACGACCCCGACGCCGTCCGCGCCTGGTTCACCGCCCAAACGACCGCCTGA
- a CDS encoding site-specific integrase, whose protein sequence is MAHIEDRWYKTVVGDDGKKKRVKTGLHGKGLRYRVRYVAPDGRERSQSFPDREKKQAEDFLIKIENDKRAQTYVDPHAGRISFRQYAEQWLATVAVDESTRENYGSRLRNHILPFFGTRSLASIKPEMVRHWDRASGLAVATRAVNFAILQAIFNAAIDDERIAKNPCAAKSVTAPKPEPRTVVPWTAGQVLAVRSGLLDRYRSMVDVAAGCGVRQGEAFGLSIDDLDNDAGWLHVRRQVKRVKHRLVFGLPKSDKERRVPLPARVSQALKMHVEQFPPVEVTLPWEDPDSTKLVTVPLVFTSLRPYAINRNSFDPKHWHRALRHAGIAPGRDSGMHALRHFYASVLLDAGENVKALSEYLGHANAAFTLRVYAHLMPGSQDRTRRAIDEMFGENGPDGLATA, encoded by the coding sequence ATGGCACACATCGAGGACCGTTGGTACAAGACCGTCGTCGGCGACGACGGCAAGAAGAAGCGGGTCAAGACCGGCCTACACGGCAAGGGCCTGCGCTATCGGGTGCGATACGTGGCCCCGGATGGCCGTGAGCGGTCGCAGTCGTTCCCCGACCGAGAGAAGAAGCAGGCAGAAGACTTCCTGATCAAGATTGAGAACGACAAGCGAGCGCAAACCTACGTCGACCCTCACGCGGGTCGGATTTCGTTCCGGCAGTACGCCGAGCAGTGGCTGGCGACCGTCGCAGTCGACGAGTCGACGCGGGAGAACTACGGCTCGCGTCTGCGCAACCACATCCTGCCGTTCTTCGGCACGCGATCACTAGCCTCGATCAAGCCGGAGATGGTGCGGCATTGGGACCGGGCGTCCGGCCTCGCCGTGGCGACCCGAGCGGTGAACTTCGCAATCCTGCAGGCGATCTTCAATGCTGCCATCGACGACGAGCGGATCGCGAAGAACCCGTGCGCTGCCAAGTCGGTGACTGCGCCCAAGCCGGAGCCGAGGACGGTCGTGCCGTGGACCGCCGGACAGGTCCTGGCAGTTCGCTCTGGACTGCTCGACCGGTACCGCTCGATGGTCGACGTGGCGGCTGGGTGCGGCGTCCGGCAGGGTGAGGCCTTCGGCCTCAGCATCGATGACCTGGACAACGACGCCGGGTGGTTGCACGTTCGCCGTCAGGTCAAGCGGGTGAAGCACCGGCTCGTGTTCGGCCTGCCCAAGAGCGACAAAGAACGCCGGGTGCCACTGCCGGCAAGAGTCAGCCAGGCGTTGAAGATGCACGTCGAGCAGTTTCCGCCGGTCGAAGTTACGTTGCCCTGGGAAGACCCGGACTCGACGAAACTCGTGACGGTTCCCCTGGTCTTCACCTCGCTACGCCCGTATGCGATCAACCGCAACTCGTTCGACCCCAAGCACTGGCATCGCGCGCTCCGGCACGCCGGGATCGCGCCGGGCCGTGACTCCGGCATGCATGCCCTGCGCCACTTCTACGCTTCGGTCCTCCTGGACGCGGGGGAGAACGTCAAGGCTCTGTCCGAGTACCTCGGCCACGCCAACGCGGCGTTCACGCTCCGGGTCTATGCCCACCTCATGCCGGGCAGTCAGGACCGTACTCGCCGCGCCATCGATGAGATGTTCGGTGAGAACGGCCCTGACGGCCTGGCGACGGCCTGA
- a CDS encoding cellulose binding domain-containing protein, whose translation MPTRTRRRLAILAGATATALTAGLIAAVSAQAAAGCRVDYAVTNQWGGGFGANVTITNLGDPVNGWTLTWSFTGGQVISQLWNGTHTQSGAAVSVRDAGYNAPIATNASTAFGFNASWNDVSNPAPASFALNGTTCTGAPAPTSGAPSPSASASPQPSASPSASPSPSAPPSPSPSGPPPSGAKQMEDLNRGLVSVRSGSGNLVSWRLLGTESYSTGFNLYRGGTKVTASPITNSTNYLDNGAAADASYTVRAVVGGVEQAASGASLRFTGGNYLDVPISAPASGYSANDASVGDLDGDGQYEIVLKWDPDNAKDNSQSGVTGNVYVDAYRLNGTRMWRIDLGRNIRAGAHYTQFQVYDYDGDGRAEVAMKTADATRDGVGTVIGNASADHRNSSGYILTGPEYLTMFNGLNGAALSTVNYEPPRGTVSSWGDSYGNRVDRFLAGTAYLDGARPSLIMSRGYYTRTVIVAWDFRNGSLTRRWTFDSNSAGSQYAGQGNHQLSIGDVDADGRDEIIFGAMTINDNGQPLWNTGRGHGDALHVGDLVPSRAGLEVFKVSESTSQPGSWLADARTGQILWSTASGADNGRGVAGDIWAGSPGAEAWSASDTTLRNTANGASLGREPSSINFLVWWDGDPVRELLDQTRIDKYGTGGDTRLLTASGVASNNGTKATPALSADLFGDWREEVIWRTSDNTALRIYATTNTTDRRIHTLMHDPMYRVAIAWQNTAYNQPPHPSFFIGDGMTTPNSPNIYVR comes from the coding sequence ATGCCCACACGTACCCGACGGCGCCTGGCGATCCTCGCCGGCGCCACCGCAACCGCCCTGACCGCCGGCCTGATCGCGGCGGTCAGCGCCCAGGCCGCGGCGGGCTGCCGCGTCGACTACGCCGTCACCAACCAGTGGGGCGGCGGCTTCGGCGCCAACGTCACCATCACCAACCTCGGCGACCCGGTCAACGGCTGGACCCTGACCTGGAGCTTCACCGGCGGGCAGGTCATCAGCCAGCTGTGGAACGGCACGCACACCCAGTCGGGGGCGGCCGTGTCCGTCCGCGACGCCGGCTACAACGCGCCCATCGCGACCAACGCGAGCACCGCGTTCGGCTTCAACGCCAGCTGGAACGACGTATCGAACCCGGCCCCGGCGAGCTTCGCGCTCAACGGCACCACCTGCACCGGTGCCCCCGCGCCGACCTCCGGCGCGCCGTCGCCGTCGGCCAGCGCGTCACCGCAGCCCTCGGCATCGCCGTCGGCCTCCCCGTCACCCTCCGCGCCGCCGTCGCCGAGCCCGTCCGGGCCGCCGCCGTCCGGCGCGAAGCAGATGGAGGACCTGAACCGGGGCCTGGTCAGCGTCCGCTCCGGCAGCGGCAACCTGGTGTCCTGGCGGCTGCTGGGCACCGAGTCCTACAGCACCGGGTTCAACCTGTACCGGGGCGGCACCAAGGTGACCGCCTCCCCCATCACCAACTCGACGAACTACCTGGACAACGGCGCGGCCGCGGACGCGTCCTACACCGTGCGGGCCGTCGTCGGCGGCGTCGAGCAGGCCGCGTCCGGGGCGTCGCTGCGCTTCACCGGCGGCAACTACCTCGACGTGCCGATCTCGGCTCCGGCGAGCGGCTACTCCGCCAACGACGCGTCGGTCGGCGACCTCGACGGCGACGGGCAGTACGAGATCGTGCTCAAGTGGGACCCGGACAACGCCAAGGACAACTCGCAGTCCGGGGTCACCGGCAACGTCTACGTCGACGCGTACCGGCTCAACGGCACCCGCATGTGGCGCATCGACCTGGGCCGCAACATCCGGGCCGGAGCGCACTACACCCAGTTCCAGGTGTACGACTACGACGGCGACGGCCGCGCCGAGGTCGCCATGAAGACCGCCGACGCGACCCGCGACGGCGTCGGCACGGTCATCGGCAACGCGAGCGCCGACCACCGCAACTCCTCCGGCTACATCCTCACCGGCCCGGAGTACCTGACCATGTTCAACGGCCTCAACGGCGCGGCGCTGTCCACGGTCAACTACGAGCCGCCGCGCGGCACGGTCTCGTCCTGGGGCGACAGCTACGGCAACCGGGTCGACCGGTTCCTCGCGGGCACGGCGTACCTCGACGGGGCGCGGCCGAGCCTGATCATGTCGCGCGGGTACTACACCCGTACCGTCATCGTGGCCTGGGACTTCCGCAACGGGAGCCTGACCCGCCGCTGGACCTTCGACTCCAACAGCGCGGGCAGCCAGTACGCCGGGCAGGGCAACCACCAGCTGTCCATCGGCGACGTGGACGCCGACGGGCGCGACGAGATCATCTTCGGCGCGATGACGATCAACGACAACGGCCAGCCGCTGTGGAACACCGGCCGCGGCCACGGCGACGCGCTGCACGTCGGCGACCTGGTCCCGAGCCGGGCCGGGCTCGAGGTGTTCAAGGTCAGCGAGAGCACCAGCCAGCCGGGCTCGTGGCTGGCCGACGCGCGCACCGGCCAGATCCTGTGGAGCACCGCCTCCGGGGCCGACAACGGGCGTGGCGTCGCGGGTGACATCTGGGCCGGCAGCCCCGGCGCGGAAGCCTGGTCCGCCTCGGACACCACCCTGCGCAACACCGCCAACGGGGCCTCGCTCGGCCGGGAACCCAGCTCGATCAACTTCCTGGTCTGGTGGGACGGGGACCCGGTGCGGGAGCTGCTCGACCAGACCCGCATCGACAAGTACGGCACCGGCGGCGACACCCGCCTGCTCACCGCCAGCGGCGTCGCCTCCAACAACGGCACCAAGGCGACCCCGGCCCTGTCCGCCGACCTGTTCGGCGACTGGCGCGAGGAGGTGATCTGGCGTACCAGCGACAACACCGCGCTGCGTATCTACGCCACCACCAACACCACGGACCGCCGCATCCACACCCTGATGCACGACCCGATGTACCGGGTGGCGATCGCCTGGCAGAACACCGCCTACAACCAGCCGCCCCACCCCAGCTTCTTCATCGGCGACGGCATGACCACGCCAAACTCTCCCAACATCTACGTCCGATGA
- a CDS encoding septum formation family protein, translated as MRGRLLAGTVLAALLTNLALAGCAPGLPSQADGKLVDDWAKMAAVTGWEPKVGECLGGAPTEVAMRSAPIVDCAETHYGEVVHVGTVKTDKYPGPAQKAAALAECDAKAKVYLGRPWGEARLELRVAFPRTGTWESGARWFRCEVAQIKTADDDSSFTTRTGSLKGAIPAALLAGCVFVHKTGDDISQMEDVPCSKAHHAEYVGVFRDTATSPYPTSDRQWNRIHRECDKLTAKFVGVSVNQTLYYGGIASVRDKDTWASGDHAVRCAISFGKKTVKKSVRGSKGKGIPL; from the coding sequence ATGCGGGGACGCCTTTTGGCCGGCACTGTGCTGGCCGCACTGCTGACGAATCTGGCGCTGGCGGGCTGCGCGCCCGGCCTGCCGTCGCAGGCGGACGGCAAGCTCGTCGACGACTGGGCCAAGATGGCCGCCGTCACGGGCTGGGAGCCGAAGGTGGGCGAGTGCCTCGGCGGCGCCCCGACGGAGGTGGCGATGCGCAGCGCGCCGATCGTCGACTGCGCGGAGACGCACTACGGCGAGGTCGTGCACGTGGGCACCGTCAAGACCGACAAGTACCCGGGCCCGGCGCAGAAGGCCGCGGCCCTGGCCGAGTGCGACGCCAAGGCCAAGGTCTACCTGGGCCGCCCGTGGGGCGAGGCCCGGCTGGAGCTGCGGGTGGCGTTCCCGCGCACCGGCACCTGGGAGAGCGGCGCCCGCTGGTTCCGCTGCGAGGTCGCCCAGATCAAGACCGCCGACGACGACAGCAGCTTCACCACCCGCACGGGCAGCCTGAAGGGCGCCATCCCGGCCGCGCTGCTGGCCGGCTGCGTCTTCGTGCACAAGACCGGCGACGACATCTCCCAGATGGAGGACGTGCCGTGCAGCAAGGCGCACCACGCGGAGTATGTGGGCGTCTTCCGTGACACCGCCACCAGCCCGTACCCGACGTCCGACCGGCAGTGGAACCGCATCCACCGCGAGTGCGACAAGCTCACCGCCAAGTTCGTCGGCGTCAGCGTGAACCAGACGCTCTACTACGGCGGCATCGCCTCGGTCCGCGACAAGGACACCTGGGCGTCGGGCGACCACGCGGTGCGCTGCGCGATCTCGTTCGGCAAGAAGACCGTGAAGAAGTCGGTCCGCGGCAGCAAGGGCAAGGGCATCCCGCTCTGA